The Henckelia pumila isolate YLH828 chromosome 2, ASM3356847v2, whole genome shotgun sequence genome includes a window with the following:
- the LOC140884571 gene encoding putative clathrin assembly protein At1g25240, whose translation MRLWRRASGIFKDQNSLWLVSFSRRTALRNPDIESLVIKSTSHNESSFDSRNIDRICRWIRLSPSNLKPLLWSVSNRLEKTKSWVVALKGMYLMHNVINCMAPCIKEIGRLPFDLSNFKDGHSSQPKTWSYNSFIRTYYAFLDQKSTLIFQYTEEKRERVTMKQELVLLHKLQALVDLLMQIKPQSRAALDPLVLEAMDAIIIEVFDIYSRICKGIAIVLINIYSANKDEAIMALKVVKKATLQGEELSLYFDFCQDISVVNASESPRIDKVPEEGIQELENIICGFSEKSEVDRGLPRKEDEKAIVVVTQNSKVCVRDEFRTIITDKWEKFEEDSVQKNPFASPLNSTHHHSNVKVIQDLPDLITF comes from the coding sequence ATGAGGCTGTGGAGGAGGGCTTCCGGCATATTCAAAGACCAAAACAGCCTCTGGCTCGTGAGCTTTTCGAGACGGACCGCCCTCCGTAACCCCGACATAGAATCCCTGGTCATCAAATCCACCAGCCACAACGAATCATCATTCGACTCACGCAACATAGACCGCATCTGCCGATGGATCCGCCTCTCCCCTTCCAACCTCAAACCCCTTCTATGGTCCGTCTCGAACCGTCTCGAAAAGACGAAAAGTTGGGTTGTGGCGCTCAAGGGAATGTACCTCATGCACAATGTGATCAATTGCATGGCTCCATGCATCAAAGAAATTGGGAGGTTGCCTTTTGATCTCTCCAATTTCAAGGATGGACATTCTAGCCAGCCCAAAACATGGTCTTACAATTCCTTTATACGCACTTATTACGCGTTTCTTGATCAGAAATCGACCCTTATATTCCAGTACACAGAGGAAAAACGAGAGCGTGTCACCATGAAACAAGAATTGGTGTTGCTGCACAAGTTGCAGGCTTTGGTTGATTTGTTAATGCAGATCAAGCCTCAATCAAGAGCAGCCCTTGACCCTCTTGTTCTTGAGGCGATGGATGCAATAATCATCGAGGTTTTCGATATTTACAGCCGGATTTGTAAAGGTATTGCCATTGTTCTGATTAACATTTATTCCGCAAACAAGGATGAAGCCATAATGGCTCTCAAAGTTGTGAAGAAGGCAACTCTTCAGGGTGAAGAACTCTCCTTGTATTTCGACTTCTGCCAGGATATCAGCGTCGTAAATGCATCCGAATCGCCCCGAATCGATAAAGTCCCAGAGGAGGGAATTCAAGAACTAGAGAATATAATTTGTGGGTTCTCGGAGAAAAGTGAGGTGGATCGAGGGTTGCCAAGAAAAGAAGACGAGAAAGCCATTGTTGTTGTGACACAGAATTCGAAGGTTTGTGTGAGGGATGAGTTTCGCACGATTATCACTGACAAATGGGAGAAGTTTGAAGAAGATTCGGTGCAGAAAAATCCATTTGCAAGCCCTTTGAACAGTACTCATCACCACTCAAATGTTAAAGTCATACAAGATTTGCCAGATTTGATCACCTTTTAG